Proteins from one Desulfonema limicola genomic window:
- a CDS encoding ATP-binding protein, giving the protein MNFLEKKELLQKIAALEEEKADLEIMLEAVTGHSEGVEEQLLQKVRKMVEASEKRFRLITETIPVPVLVTQEKDGLIVFANHYASDLFKIPLSSLPGHYAQEFYDPSQRQELLEHIKKHGLLKNHEIKGKRADGTSFRAELTVQPFYYNEKSCLMSVWYDITKQRILESRLRQSQKMEAVGTLAGGIAHDFNNILTAIFGYTELSMSMVSQESLLYQNLKQIFNSAVRAKELVMQILSFCRKSDYIIKLFNIIPVIEDAVKMLKQIIPSHITVNLSFKNQNLIIKGDPTQIQQVIMNLCSNAADAIQGTCGCIDIFIEKADMLTTDKLFMPELEPDLNYVRISIIDNGQGMSKKLVSQIFDPFFTTKPPGQGTGMGLSVVHGVVKNHNGLIYVESKPGRGTAFHVYFPAVQADDEKTEEEKTKEEEKTDSARGHILLIDDEDNILEAYKQILENLGYKADISHNGRDALKLFKQNPDYYDLVITDYSMPGMTGGKLAEKIIHIRPNIPVIIYTGHHNPLIPEYAQKNGVIDFLTKPFTQNELTATLQKYLQPDNQS; this is encoded by the coding sequence ATGAACTTTTTAGAAAAAAAAGAATTACTGCAAAAAATCGCAGCCCTGGAAGAAGAAAAGGCTGATCTGGAGATTATGCTGGAAGCTGTTACCGGACATTCTGAGGGTGTGGAAGAACAATTGCTGCAAAAGGTCAGGAAAATGGTGGAAGCCAGTGAAAAAAGATTCCGGCTGATTACTGAAACCATACCTGTTCCTGTCCTGGTAACCCAGGAAAAAGACGGGCTTATTGTTTTTGCCAATCATTATGCATCTGATTTATTCAAAATTCCATTATCCTCACTGCCTGGACACTATGCCCAGGAATTTTATGATCCCTCCCAGAGACAGGAACTTCTGGAACATATAAAAAAACATGGACTCTTGAAAAATCATGAAATCAAGGGCAAAAGAGCTGACGGAACCTCGTTTCGTGCAGAACTGACTGTTCAGCCTTTTTATTATAATGAAAAATCCTGCCTTATGAGCGTATGGTACGATATTACCAAACAAAGGATTTTAGAAAGCCGCCTGCGCCAGAGCCAGAAAATGGAGGCAGTGGGCACCCTTGCAGGAGGTATTGCCCATGATTTCAATAATATACTTACAGCTATTTTCGGATATACAGAACTAAGCATGAGCATGGTTTCCCAGGAAAGCCTTTTATACCAGAACCTGAAACAGATTTTTAATTCTGCTGTACGGGCAAAAGAACTGGTTATGCAGATACTTTCTTTTTGCCGGAAATCTGATTATATTATAAAACTTTTCAATATAATCCCGGTTATTGAAGATGCTGTTAAAATGCTTAAACAGATAATCCCTTCCCATATCACGGTAAATCTTTCATTTAAAAATCAAAATCTTATTATTAAAGGAGACCCTACCCAGATTCAGCAGGTAATAATGAATCTTTGTTCCAATGCTGCTGATGCCATACAAGGTACCTGCGGATGTATAGATATTTTTATAGAAAAAGCTGACATGCTCACAACAGATAAATTGTTTATGCCGGAACTTGAACCTGATCTCAATTATGTGAGGATTTCAATAATAGATAATGGACAGGGAATGAGCAAAAAACTGGTCAGCCAGATTTTTGATCCTTTTTTTACTACCAAACCTCCTGGACAGGGAACCGGCATGGGACTTTCTGTGGTTCACGGCGTTGTTAAAAATCACAATGGTTTAATATATGTTGAAAGCAAGCCGGGCAGGGGAACAGCATTTCATGTTTATTTCCCTGCTGTACAGGCAGATGACGAAAAAACAGAGGAAGAAAAAACAAAAGAGGAAGAAAAAACAGACAGTGCCAGGGGGCATATTCTTTTGATAGATGATGAAGACAATATACTGGAAGCATATAAACAGATCCTTGAAAATCTTGGGTACAAGGCAGATATAAGCCATAATGGCAGAGATGCCCTGAAATTGTTTAAGCAAAATCCTGATTATTATGATCTGGTTATTACAGATTATTCCATGCCTGGAATGACTGGGGGTAAACTGGCAGAAAAAATTATCCATATCCGTCCCAATATCCCTGTTATCATCTATACAGGACACCATAACCCTTTAATCCCTGAATATGCCCAAAAAAACGGGGTTATAGATTTTCTCACAAAACCCTTTACCCAGAATGAACTGACTGCAACACTGCAAAAATATCTTCAACCAGACAATCAATCTTGA
- a CDS encoding nucleotidyltransferase domain-containing protein, with protein MNIKHLTIPNKENKAILTASKMLTTLFPISDVILFGSKARGDHDDESDIDLLLLTTEKVNKKLRNAILDALFDIELQYNVTISPLIINSNEWNQGPVSIMPIHKEVEIDGIAV; from the coding sequence ATGAATATCAAACATTTAACTATTCCAAACAAAGAAAATAAAGCCATTCTCACAGCCTCAAAAATGCTGACAACATTATTCCCAATCAGTGATGTAATTCTTTTTGGTTCCAAAGCACGCGGCGATCATGATGATGAATCGGATATTGATCTTCTTTTATTAACTACTGAAAAAGTTAATAAAAAATTACGAAATGCCATTCTTGATGCTTTATTTGACATTGAATTGCAATATAATGTTACTATAAGTCCTTTAATAATTAACTCTAATGAATGGAACCAGGGTCCGGTTTCCATTATGCCCATTCACAAAGAAGTGGAAATTGACGGAATTGCTGTATGA
- a CDS encoding HEPN domain-containing protein produces the protein MSNEKLKKEIICYWLEKAHESLASAKSEYLAGRLTFAMNRAYYSCFYSASAVLMFLGKQFKKHTGVKSGVRQYLINKGLLDVSWGRFYNRIFESRQRADYVGMVKFSHEDIEEAISESEKFVNIMENIISR, from the coding sequence ATGAGTAACGAAAAATTAAAAAAAGAAATCATTTGTTACTGGCTGGAAAAAGCCCATGAATCTCTTGCATCTGCAAAATCCGAATATTTAGCAGGAAGACTTACCTTTGCCATGAACAGGGCATATTATTCGTGTTTTTATTCTGCCAGTGCAGTTCTTATGTTCCTGGGAAAACAGTTTAAAAAGCACACCGGAGTTAAATCAGGGGTTCGCCAATATCTTATAAATAAAGGACTTCTTGATGTTTCCTGGGGAAGATTTTACAACCGGATATTTGAAAGCAGACAAAGAGCCGATTATGTTGGAATGGTTAAATTTTCCCATGAAGATATTGAAGAAGCAATCAGTGAATCTGAAAAATTTGTTAATATAATGGAAAATATCATAAGCAGATGA